A window of the Streptomyces albireticuli genome harbors these coding sequences:
- a CDS encoding MraY family glycosyltransferase — protein MREYLLTLCVTAAVTYLLTGPVRKFAIVAGAMPEIRARDVHREPTPRLGGIAMFGGLCAGLLVAAHLSNLGKVFELGSEPRALLSGAGLIWILGVLDDKWGVDALVKLGGQMIAAGVMVLQGLTILWIPVPGVGTVSLTSMQGTLLTVALVVITINAVNFVDGLDGLASGMVCIAAAAFFLYAYRLWFGHNVEAAAPATLFAAVLMGMCLGFLPHNMHPARIFMGDSGSMLIGLVLAAGAISITGQVDPDLLYQQVGGERNAVQTMVPVYIPLLLPLTVIAVPVADLLLAIVRRTWNGQSPFAADRGHLHHRLLELGHSHSRAVLIMYFWSALIGFGTVAYSVHSASVWIVLLIVALSAVGLVLLLLPRFKPRAPRWAESFVPPRYRRRAVAAPAGALSPAEAAAAADAAGLHGATAVGAEADAGAATAGEREPVPAGLHGATAIGDRSRFSHARKISSPR, from the coding sequence GTGCGTGAATACCTGCTGACGTTGTGCGTCACCGCCGCGGTCACCTATCTGCTGACGGGGCCGGTGCGGAAGTTCGCGATCGTGGCCGGGGCCATGCCGGAGATCCGCGCGCGCGACGTGCACCGCGAACCGACGCCACGCCTCGGCGGTATCGCGATGTTCGGCGGGCTGTGCGCGGGGCTGCTGGTCGCCGCGCACCTGTCGAACCTCGGCAAGGTCTTCGAGCTCGGCAGCGAACCCCGGGCGCTGCTCTCCGGCGCCGGCCTGATCTGGATCCTGGGCGTCCTGGACGACAAGTGGGGCGTCGACGCCCTGGTGAAGCTGGGCGGCCAGATGATCGCCGCCGGTGTGATGGTGCTCCAGGGCCTGACCATCCTGTGGATCCCGGTGCCCGGCGTCGGCACCGTCTCCCTGACCTCGATGCAGGGCACGCTGCTCACCGTCGCGCTGGTCGTGATCACCATCAACGCGGTCAATTTCGTCGACGGCCTGGACGGCCTCGCCTCGGGCATGGTCTGCATCGCCGCCGCGGCGTTCTTCCTCTACGCGTACCGCCTGTGGTTCGGCCACAACGTGGAGGCGGCCGCGCCCGCGACGCTGTTCGCCGCCGTCCTGATGGGCATGTGCCTGGGCTTCCTGCCGCACAACATGCACCCCGCGCGCATCTTCATGGGCGACTCCGGCTCGATGCTCATCGGGCTGGTGCTGGCCGCGGGCGCCATCTCCATCACCGGCCAGGTCGACCCCGACCTGCTCTACCAGCAGGTCGGCGGCGAGCGGAACGCCGTGCAGACGATGGTGCCGGTCTACATCCCGCTGCTGCTGCCGCTGACGGTCATCGCGGTGCCGGTCGCGGACCTGCTGCTGGCGATCGTCCGGCGGACCTGGAACGGCCAGTCGCCGTTCGCCGCGGACCGCGGCCATCTGCACCACCGGCTGCTGGAGCTCGGGCACTCGCACAGCCGGGCCGTCCTGATCATGTACTTCTGGTCGGCGCTCATCGGCTTCGGCACGGTGGCCTACTCCGTGCACTCGGCGAGTGTCTGGATCGTGCTGCTGATCGTCGCCCTGAGCGCGGTCGGTCTGGTCCTCCTGCTGCTGCCGCGCTTCAAGCCGCGCGCGCCCCGCTGGGCCGAGTCCTTCGTGCCGCCGCGCTACCGCCGCCGGGCGGTGGCCGCCCCCGCCGGTGCCCTGAGCCCGGCCGAGGCCGCGGCCGCCGCCGACGCGGCGGGTCTGCACGGCGCCACCGCGGTGGGTGCGGAGGCCGACGCGGGGGCCGCGACCGCCGGGGAGCGGGAGCCCGTCCCGGCCGGACTGCACGGCGCGACGGCCATCGGCGACCGCTCGCGGTTCAGCCACGCACGGAAGATCAGCAGCCCCCGCTGA
- the glyA gene encoding serine hydroxymethyltransferase yields the protein MPATRASTRDPGAPPAAAEAAAAPRPVWEGGFEALLRQDPELAGILAGEARRQADGLQLIAAENFTSPAVLATLGSPLANKYAEGYPGARHHGGCELVDLAERIAVDRAKALFGAEHANVQPHSGSSAVLAAYAALLCPGDTVLAMALPQGGHLTHGSPANFSGRWFDFVGYGVRRDTGLIDYDQVRALAREHRPKALVCGSISYPRHPDYAAFRDIADEVGAYLVADAAHPIGLIAGGAAPSPVPYADVVCATTHKVLRGPRGGLLLCRAGLASRIDRAVFPFTQGGGQMHTVAAKAVAFGEATAPAFTAYAHQVVANARTLAAALAAEGLTVTTGGTDTHMMTVDVSGLALDAVTARGRLAACGIVLDTCGLPHGSAPGLRLGAAAVTTQGMREPEMARIAVLMGAALRGEGPGGAGAGETRDTRGTRAAVAELVTTFPPYPPYPDHIRELQPSRDGRSS from the coding sequence ATGCCCGCCACCCGAGCTTCGACCCGTGACCCCGGCGCGCCCCCCGCCGCCGCCGAGGCCGCGGCCGCGCCGCGCCCCGTCTGGGAGGGCGGCTTCGAGGCCCTGCTGCGGCAGGACCCCGAGCTCGCCGGGATCCTCGCCGGCGAGGCCCGCCGCCAGGCCGACGGCCTCCAGCTCATCGCGGCCGAGAACTTCACCTCGCCCGCCGTCCTCGCCACCCTCGGCTCCCCGCTGGCCAACAAGTACGCGGAGGGCTATCCGGGCGCCCGGCACCACGGCGGCTGCGAGCTGGTCGACCTCGCCGAGCGGATCGCCGTCGACCGGGCCAAGGCCCTCTTCGGCGCCGAGCACGCCAACGTCCAGCCGCACTCCGGCTCGTCCGCCGTCCTCGCCGCCTACGCCGCGCTGCTGTGCCCCGGGGACACCGTGCTCGCCATGGCCCTGCCGCAGGGCGGCCACCTCACCCACGGCTCCCCGGCGAACTTCTCCGGCCGCTGGTTCGACTTCGTCGGCTACGGCGTCCGCCGTGACACCGGCCTGATCGACTACGACCAGGTGCGCGCCCTCGCCCGCGAGCACCGGCCCAAGGCCCTCGTCTGCGGCTCGATCTCCTACCCCCGCCACCCCGACTACGCCGCCTTCCGCGACATCGCCGACGAGGTGGGCGCCTACCTCGTCGCGGACGCCGCCCACCCGATCGGGCTGATCGCCGGGGGAGCGGCGCCCAGCCCCGTCCCGTACGCGGACGTGGTCTGCGCCACCACCCACAAGGTGCTGCGCGGCCCGCGCGGCGGGCTGCTGCTGTGCCGGGCCGGCCTCGCGAGCAGGATCGACCGGGCGGTCTTCCCCTTCACCCAGGGCGGCGGCCAGATGCACACCGTCGCGGCCAAGGCCGTCGCCTTCGGCGAGGCCACCGCACCCGCCTTCACCGCGTACGCCCATCAGGTCGTGGCCAACGCCCGCACGCTTGCCGCCGCCCTGGCCGCTGAGGGCCTCACGGTGACCACGGGAGGCACCGACACGCACATGATGACCGTCGACGTCTCCGGGCTCGCCCTGGACGCCGTCACGGCCCGCGGCAGGCTCGCGGCCTGCGGCATCGTCCTGGACACCTGCGGGCTGCCGCACGGGAGCGCCCCCGGTCTGCGGCTGGGCGCCGCGGCGGTCACCACCCAGGGCATGCGCGAGCCCGAGATGGCCCGGATCGCGGTGCTCATGGGGGCCGCGCTGCGGGGCGAGGGCCCCGGGGGAGCCGGTGCGGGAGAGACCAGGGACACCCGGGGGACCCGCGCGGCGGTCGCCGAGCTGGTGACCACCTTCCCGCCCTACCCTCCTTACCCGGATCACATCCGGGAGCTGCAACCATCGCGGGATGGCCGCTCGTCTTGA
- a CDS encoding protein-tyrosine-phosphatase, which produces MIAPQGRGIAGPGTDSTTDTFRILHVSTGNVCRSPITERLSRHALADRLGDPFAGGLVVESAGTWGHEGAPMEAHAATVLADLGADPHGFIGRELLDEHVIRADLVLTATRDHRAQVISMGHSAGLRTFTLKEFTRLVRAIDPATLPDPARAGGVVDRARALVQAAAALRGWLLAPNAEADEVHDPYGAPITFFRSIGDEINQALDPVLTALTGVAGRP; this is translated from the coding sequence TTGATCGCCCCGCAGGGGCGTGGCATAGCGGGACCGGGCACGGACAGCACCACCGACACCTTCCGCATCCTCCACGTCAGCACCGGCAACGTCTGCCGCTCGCCCATCACCGAGCGGCTGTCCCGGCATGCCCTCGCCGACCGCCTCGGCGACCCCTTCGCCGGCGGCCTGGTGGTGGAGAGCGCGGGCACCTGGGGCCACGAGGGCGCCCCGATGGAGGCGCACGCCGCCACCGTCCTGGCCGACCTCGGCGCCGACCCGCACGGCTTCATCGGCCGTGAGCTGCTCGACGAGCACGTGATCCGCGCGGACCTGGTGCTCACCGCCACCCGCGACCACCGCGCCCAGGTCATCTCCATGGGCCACTCGGCGGGCCTGCGTACTTTCACGCTCAAGGAGTTCACCCGGCTCGTACGGGCCATAGACCCCGCGACCCTCCCCGACCCGGCCCGGGCCGGCGGGGTGGTCGACCGCGCCCGCGCCCTGGTCCAGGCCGCCGCCGCGCTGCGCGGCTGGCTGCTGGCCCCGAACGCGGAGGCGGACGAGGTCCACGACCCGTACGGCGCTCCCATCACCTTCTTCCGTTCCATCGGCGACGAGATCAACCAGGCGCTCGACCCGGTCCTCACCGCGCTCACCGGGGTCGCCGGCCGGCCCTGA
- a CDS encoding L-threonylcarbamoyladenylate synthase gives MARRYDCSDATDRKTGLREAVAAVRRGELVVLPTDTVYGIGADAFSGDAVGGLLEAKGRGRGMPSPVLVGSPNTLHGLVTDFSEQAWELVDAFWPGALTLVANHQPSLTWDLGETHGTVAVRMPLHPVAIELLTEFGPMAVSSANLTGHPAPQDCDAAQEMLGDSVSVYLDGGPTPADVPSSIVDVTGKVPVLLRAGAISAEQLREVVPDLEVAN, from the coding sequence ATGGCACGGCGATACGACTGCAGCGACGCGACCGACCGTAAGACCGGTCTGCGTGAGGCGGTGGCCGCGGTCCGCCGCGGTGAGCTGGTCGTGCTGCCCACCGACACCGTGTACGGGATCGGCGCGGACGCCTTCAGCGGGGACGCCGTGGGCGGCCTCCTGGAGGCCAAGGGCCGCGGCCGGGGCATGCCCTCGCCCGTCCTGGTCGGCTCCCCGAACACCCTGCACGGCCTCGTCACGGACTTCTCCGAGCAGGCCTGGGAGCTCGTCGACGCCTTCTGGCCCGGTGCGCTGACCCTCGTCGCCAACCACCAGCCGTCGCTCACCTGGGACCTCGGGGAGACCCACGGCACGGTGGCGGTCCGGATGCCGCTGCACCCCGTCGCCATCGAGCTGCTGACCGAGTTCGGCCCGATGGCCGTCTCCAGCGCCAACCTCACCGGGCACCCGGCGCCGCAGGACTGCGACGCCGCCCAGGAGATGCTCGGCGACTCCGTCTCCGTCTACCTCGACGGCGGCCCCACCCCCGCCGACGTGCCGTCCTCCATCGTGGACGTCACCGGCAAGGTCCCCGTCCTGCTGCGCGCCGGTGCCATCAGCGCCGAGCAGCTGCGCGAGGTAGTACCCGACCTCGAGGTGGCGAATTGA
- the prmC gene encoding peptide chain release factor N(5)-glutamine methyltransferase gives MNLLLAEVAQATQRLADAGVPSPRFDAEELAAFVHGVKRGELHNVADADFDARYWEAVARREAREPLQHITGRAFFRYLELQVGPGVFVPRPETESVVGWAIDAVRAMDVVEPLIVDLCTGSGAIALALAQEVPRSRVHAVELDETALGWARKNVEGSRVTLHHGNALTALPELDGQVDLVVSNPPYIPLTEWEYVAPEARDHDPELALFSGEDGLDTIRGIERTAHRLLRPGGVVVIEHADTQGGQVPWIFAEESGWADAADHPDLNNRPRFATARKAMP, from the coding sequence GTGAACCTGCTGCTCGCCGAGGTGGCGCAAGCCACCCAGCGGCTGGCCGACGCCGGCGTACCTTCGCCGCGCTTCGACGCGGAGGAGCTCGCCGCCTTCGTGCACGGCGTCAAGCGGGGTGAGCTGCACAACGTCGCGGACGCCGACTTCGACGCCCGCTACTGGGAGGCCGTCGCCCGCCGCGAGGCCCGTGAGCCCCTCCAGCACATCACCGGCCGCGCCTTCTTCCGCTACCTGGAGCTCCAGGTCGGCCCCGGCGTCTTCGTGCCCCGCCCCGAGACCGAGTCGGTCGTCGGCTGGGCCATAGACGCCGTGCGCGCCATGGACGTCGTCGAGCCCCTGATCGTCGACCTGTGCACCGGCTCCGGCGCCATCGCGCTCGCCCTGGCCCAGGAGGTGCCCCGCTCCCGGGTGCACGCCGTGGAGCTGGACGAGACCGCGCTCGGCTGGGCCCGCAAGAACGTCGAGGGCTCCCGCGTCACCCTCCACCACGGCAACGCCCTCACGGCGCTGCCCGAGCTCGACGGCCAGGTCGACCTGGTCGTCAGCAACCCGCCGTACATCCCGCTCACCGAGTGGGAGTACGTCGCCCCCGAGGCCCGCGACCACGACCCCGAGCTGGCGCTCTTCTCCGGCGAGGACGGCCTCGACACCATCCGCGGCATCGAGCGCACCGCCCACCGGCTGCTGCGCCCCGGCGGCGTCGTCGTGATCGAGCACGCCGACACCCAGGGCGGCCAGGTGCCGTGGATCTTCGCTGAGGAGTCGGGATGGGCGGACGCCGCCGATCACCCCGACCTCAACAACCGCCCGCGCTTCGCGACCGCGCGGAAGGCGATGCCGTGA
- the prfA gene encoding peptide chain release factor 1, whose protein sequence is MFEAVEELIGEHADLEKRLADPAVHADQANARKLNKRYAELTPIVATYRSWKQAGDDIETARELAQVDPDFAAEVKELDKQREALTEKLRLLLVPRDPSDDKDVILEVKAGAGGDESALFAGDLLRMYLRYAERVGWKTEIIDSTESELGGYKDVQVAVKTKGGNGATEPGQGVWARLKYEGGVHRVQRVPATESQGRIHTSAAGVLVTPEAEEVDVEINMNDLRIDVYRSSGPGGQSVNTTDSAVRITHLPTGVVASCQNEKSQLQNKEQALRILRSRLLAAAQEKAEAEAADARRSQVRTVDRSEKIRTYNFPENRISDHRVGFKAYNLDQVLDGDLDAVIQACVDADSAAKLAAAG, encoded by the coding sequence ATGTTCGAGGCAGTCGAGGAACTGATCGGTGAGCACGCCGACCTCGAGAAGCGGCTCGCCGACCCCGCCGTACACGCGGACCAGGCCAACGCCCGCAAGCTCAACAAGCGCTACGCCGAGCTGACGCCGATCGTCGCGACCTACCGTTCCTGGAAGCAGGCCGGCGACGACATCGAGACCGCGCGCGAGCTGGCCCAGGTCGACCCCGACTTCGCCGCCGAGGTCAAGGAGCTGGACAAGCAGCGCGAGGCCCTCACCGAGAAGCTGCGCCTGCTGCTGGTGCCCCGCGACCCCAGTGACGACAAGGACGTCATCCTCGAGGTCAAGGCCGGCGCCGGCGGCGACGAGTCGGCGCTCTTCGCCGGCGACCTGCTGCGCATGTACCTGCGCTACGCCGAGCGCGTCGGCTGGAAGACCGAGATCATCGACTCCACCGAGTCCGAGCTCGGCGGCTACAAGGACGTCCAGGTCGCGGTGAAGACCAAGGGCGGCAACGGCGCCACCGAGCCCGGCCAGGGCGTCTGGGCCCGGCTGAAGTACGAGGGCGGCGTGCACCGCGTCCAGCGCGTGCCGGCCACCGAGTCCCAGGGCCGCATCCACACCTCCGCCGCCGGCGTGCTCGTCACGCCCGAGGCCGAGGAGGTCGACGTCGAGATCAACATGAACGATCTGCGCATCGACGTCTACCGCTCCTCCGGCCCCGGCGGCCAGTCCGTCAACACCACGGACTCCGCCGTCCGCATCACCCACCTGCCGACCGGCGTCGTCGCCTCCTGCCAGAACGAGAAGAGCCAGCTCCAGAACAAGGAGCAGGCCCTGCGCATCCTGCGCTCGCGACTGCTCGCCGCCGCCCAGGAGAAGGCCGAGGCCGAGGCCGCCGACGCGCGCCGCAGCCAGGTCCGCACCGTCGACCGCTCCGAGAAGATCCGGACGTACAACTTCCCGGAAAACCGCATCTCGGACCACCGGGTCGGCTTCAAGGCGTACAACTTGGACCAGGTGCTCGACGGCGACCTGGACGCGGTGATCCAGGCCTGCGTCGACGCCGACTCCGCCGCGAAGCTGGCCGCCGCCGGCTGA
- the rpmE gene encoding 50S ribosomal protein L31 — protein sequence MKRDIHPDYVETQVSCTCGASFTTRSTVADGTIRADVCSECHPFYTGKQKILDTGGRVARFEARFGKAAAAKK from the coding sequence TTGAAGCGCGACATCCACCCGGATTACGTCGAGACCCAGGTCAGCTGCACCTGTGGCGCGTCGTTCACCACCCGTAGCACCGTCGCCGACGGCACCATCCGTGCCGACGTCTGCTCCGAGTGCCACCCGTTCTACACGGGCAAGCAGAAGATCCTCGACACCGGTGGCCGCGTGGCGCGGTTCGAGGCCCGCTTCGGCAAGGCCGCCGCTGCCAAGAAGTAG
- a CDS encoding LCP family protein encodes MADDSKSTRAGAHRRRARGSGGRRRKVRTRRKGRIALWTAGGLVLVAGAGAGVLYFKFNGNLHSVDINAALGKNRPENVDNGSQDILVLGSDSRAGANSAYGKDEGSSRSDTAMIVHVYAGHKKASVVSIPRDTIVPRPECRTPDGKKSPAVKRAQFNEAYSVGGASCAVATVEKMTNIRMDHYLEVDFAGFQKLIDKLGGVEVTTTKPIKDKWSHLDLAAGTHTLNGEQSLGLVRTRHGVGDGGDLGRIKLQQAFIKALLDQIKHVGLFTSPTKLYGIADTATKALTTDRELASVDKLYSFANGLKGIGSDDMQMVTLPVADDPLDHNRVVPVAEATEPLWTALRGDREIPESVLKEAAGARTGAEGVVK; translated from the coding sequence ATGGCTGACGACAGCAAGAGCACGAGGGCGGGAGCGCACCGCCGCCGTGCCCGCGGGTCCGGCGGCCGCCGTCGCAAGGTCCGCACCCGCCGCAAGGGCCGAATAGCCCTGTGGACGGCCGGCGGGCTCGTCCTCGTGGCCGGCGCGGGCGCCGGCGTCCTGTACTTCAAGTTCAACGGCAACCTGCACAGCGTCGACATCAACGCGGCCCTGGGCAAGAACCGCCCCGAGAACGTCGACAACGGCTCCCAGGACATCCTCGTCCTCGGCTCCGACTCCCGGGCCGGCGCCAACAGCGCCTACGGCAAGGACGAGGGCAGCTCCCGCTCCGACACGGCGATGATCGTCCACGTCTACGCGGGTCACAAGAAGGCCAGCGTCGTCAGCATCCCCCGGGACACCATCGTGCCCCGCCCGGAGTGCCGGACGCCCGACGGGAAGAAGTCCCCGGCCGTCAAGCGCGCCCAGTTCAACGAGGCGTACTCGGTGGGCGGCGCGAGCTGCGCGGTCGCGACCGTCGAGAAGATGACCAACATCCGGATGGATCACTACCTGGAGGTCGACTTCGCCGGCTTCCAGAAGCTGATCGACAAGCTCGGCGGCGTCGAGGTCACCACCACCAAGCCGATCAAGGACAAGTGGAGCCACCTCGACCTGGCGGCGGGCACCCACACCCTCAACGGCGAGCAGTCCCTCGGCCTGGTCCGCACCCGGCACGGCGTGGGCGACGGCGGCGACCTCGGCCGGATCAAGCTCCAGCAGGCGTTCATCAAGGCGCTGCTGGACCAGATCAAGCACGTCGGCCTGTTCACCAGCCCCACCAAGCTCTACGGGATCGCCGACACCGCCACCAAGGCGCTCACCACCGACCGCGAGCTGGCCTCCGTCGACAAGCTGTACTCGTTCGCCAACGGCCTCAAGGGCATCGGCTCCGACGACATGCAGATGGTGACCCTGCCGGTCGCGGACGACCCCCTGGACCACAACCGGGTGGTCCCGGTGGCCGAGGCCACCGAGCCGCTCTGGACGGCGCTGCGCGGCGACCGGGAGATCCCGGAGTCCGTGCTCAAGGAGGCCGCGGGCGCCAGGACCGGGGCCGAGGGCGTCGTCAAATAG
- the rho gene encoding transcription termination factor Rho yields MSDTTDLMGVTASGTASSAAGNASAPATDAPAAPATGAATAPKRRRSGTGLDAMVLAELQQLASSLGIKGTARMRKGQLIEVIKERQAGGSAAPAKAGETASDQAAETKPKRRATSKARTGEAAAEKADKPAEKAAAQQQIEIPGQPSSDEAPAGERRRRRATAPSGSPEPAAEAKAEARTEDRAADKAETALDSAEGKGAKGADRQDRAERGQKGDRRDRQDRGERGERGERGERGQRGDRDRDRRGNRGEDAGQGAGRQQRDNRGAPQGGAGQAGPQDDDDFEGGRRGRRGRYRDRRGRRGRDEGFGNEPQVSDDDVLIPVAGILDILDNYAFIRTSGYLPGPNDVYVSLAQVRKNGLRKGDHVTGAVRQPKDGERREKFNALVRLDSANGMSAESGRGRPEFNKLTPLYPQDRLRLETDPGVLTTRIIDLVAPIGKGQRGLIVAPPKTGKTMIMQAIANAITTNNPECHLMVVLVDERPEEVTDMQRSVKGEVISSTFDRPAEDHTTVAELAIERAKRLVELGHDVVVLLDSITRLGRAYNLAAPASGRILSGGVDSTALYPPKKFFGAARNIEDGGSLTILATALVETGSRMDEVIFEEFKGTGNMELKLDRKLADKRIFPAVDVDPSGTRKEEILLGADELAIVWKLRRVLHALDSQQAIELLLDKMKQTKSNAEFLMQIAKTTPSNGND; encoded by the coding sequence GTGAGCGACACCACCGATCTGATGGGCGTGACCGCCTCCGGCACTGCCAGCAGTGCCGCCGGCAATGCCTCCGCGCCCGCCACGGACGCTCCCGCCGCGCCTGCCACCGGTGCTGCCACCGCCCCCAAGCGGCGACGCTCGGGCACGGGCCTCGACGCCATGGTCCTGGCCGAGCTCCAGCAGCTCGCCTCCAGCCTCGGCATCAAGGGCACCGCGCGGATGCGTAAAGGCCAGCTGATCGAGGTCATCAAGGAACGGCAGGCCGGCGGCTCCGCCGCGCCCGCCAAGGCCGGCGAGACGGCCTCCGACCAGGCCGCCGAGACCAAGCCGAAGCGCCGCGCCACCTCCAAGGCCCGTACGGGCGAGGCGGCCGCCGAGAAGGCCGACAAGCCCGCCGAGAAGGCCGCTGCCCAGCAGCAGATCGAGATCCCGGGCCAGCCGAGCAGTGACGAGGCGCCGGCCGGCGAGCGCCGCCGCCGTCGGGCCACCGCGCCCTCCGGCAGCCCCGAGCCCGCCGCCGAGGCCAAGGCCGAGGCGCGGACCGAGGACCGGGCGGCCGACAAGGCCGAGACGGCGCTGGACAGCGCCGAGGGCAAGGGCGCCAAGGGCGCCGACCGCCAGGACCGCGCCGAGCGCGGCCAGAAGGGCGACCGCCGCGACCGCCAGGACCGTGGCGAGCGCGGTGAGCGTGGGGAGCGGGGCGAGCGCGGCCAGCGCGGCGACCGTGACCGCGACCGCCGTGGCAACCGCGGCGAGGACGCCGGTCAGGGCGCCGGCCGCCAGCAGCGCGACAACCGTGGCGCGCCGCAGGGCGGCGCGGGCCAGGCCGGCCCGCAGGACGACGACGACTTCGAGGGCGGCCGCCGTGGCCGTCGCGGCCGCTACCGCGACCGCCGTGGCCGCCGTGGCCGCGACGAGGGCTTCGGCAACGAGCCGCAGGTCTCCGACGACGACGTCCTGATCCCCGTCGCGGGCATCCTGGACATCCTCGACAACTACGCCTTCATCCGGACGTCCGGCTACCTCCCGGGTCCGAACGACGTCTACGTCTCCCTCGCCCAGGTCCGTAAGAACGGCCTGCGCAAGGGTGACCACGTCACCGGCGCGGTGCGGCAGCCCAAGGACGGCGAGCGGCGCGAGAAGTTCAACGCCCTTGTCCGCCTTGACTCGGCCAACGGCATGTCGGCCGAATCCGGCCGTGGCCGCCCGGAGTTCAACAAGCTCACCCCGCTCTACCCGCAGGACCGCCTGCGGTTGGAGACGGACCCCGGTGTGCTGACGACCCGGATCATCGATCTGGTCGCCCCCATCGGCAAGGGCCAGCGCGGTCTGATCGTGGCCCCGCCGAAGACCGGTAAGACCATGATCATGCAGGCGATCGCCAACGCGATCACCACCAACAACCCCGAGTGCCACCTGATGGTCGTCCTGGTCGACGAGCGTCCGGAAGAGGTCACCGACATGCAGCGGTCGGTCAAGGGCGAGGTCATCTCCTCGACCTTCGACCGCCCGGCCGAGGACCACACCACCGTCGCCGAGCTGGCCATCGAGCGCGCCAAGCGCCTCGTGGAGCTGGGTCACGACGTGGTCGTCCTGCTGGACTCGATCACCCGTCTGGGCCGCGCCTACAACCTGGCCGCCCCGGCCTCGGGCCGCATCCTGTCCGGTGGTGTCGACTCGACCGCGCTCTACCCGCCGAAGAAGTTCTTCGGCGCCGCGCGCAACATCGAGGACGGCGGCTCGCTGACCATCCTGGCCACCGCGCTGGTCGAGACCGGCTCGCGCATGGACGAGGTGATCTTCGAGGAGTTCAAGGGCACCGGCAACATGGAGCTCAAGCTCGACCGGAAGCTCGCCGACAAGCGCATCTTCCCGGCGGTCGACGTCGACCCGTCCGGCACCCGCAAGGAGGAGATCCTCCTGGGCGCCGACGAGCTGGCGATCGTCTGGAAGCTGCGGCGGGTGCTGCACGCGCTCGACTCGCAGCAGGCCATCGAGCTGCTTCTCGACAAGATGAAGCAGACGAAGTCCAACGCCGAGTTCCTGATGCAGATCGCGAAGACGACGCCGTCCAACGGCAACGACTGA
- the thrB gene encoding homoserine kinase, producing MAGPAFRAAAVRVRTPATSANLGPGFDAFGLSLGLYDDIVVRVAESGLHIDIAGEGAETLPRDESHLLVRSLRTAFDLLGGQPRGLEVVCANRIPHGRGLGSSSAAICAGIVAARAVTIGGAEKLDDAALLELATEIEGHPDNVAACLLGGFTLSWMESGVARAIRMNPADSIVPVVFVPATAVLTETARGLLPRSVPHVDAAANAGRAALLVEAMTRRPELLLPATEDRLHQDYRAPAMPESGALVNRLRADGVPAVISGAGPTVLALVENGAADKVAQLAGEGWAANRLALDAGGTSVLPLA from the coding sequence ATGGCCGGTCCCGCCTTCCGCGCCGCCGCTGTCCGCGTGCGCACCCCCGCCACCAGCGCGAACCTCGGCCCGGGCTTCGACGCCTTCGGCCTGTCCCTGGGCCTCTACGACGACATCGTGGTCCGGGTGGCCGAATCCGGCCTGCACATCGACATCGCGGGCGAGGGTGCCGAGACCCTGCCGCGCGACGAGAGCCACCTGCTCGTACGCTCCCTGCGCACCGCCTTCGACCTGCTCGGCGGCCAGCCGCGCGGCCTCGAGGTCGTCTGCGCCAACCGCATTCCGCACGGCCGGGGCCTCGGTTCCTCGTCCGCCGCGATCTGCGCGGGGATAGTCGCCGCCCGCGCCGTGACCATAGGCGGGGCCGAGAAGCTCGACGACGCGGCGCTGCTGGAGCTCGCCACGGAGATCGAGGGGCACCCGGACAACGTCGCGGCCTGTCTGCTCGGCGGCTTCACCCTGTCGTGGATGGAGTCCGGAGTGGCGCGGGCCATTCGGATGAACCCCGCGGATTCCATCGTTCCGGTGGTCTTCGTCCCCGCGACCGCGGTCCTGACCGAGACCGCCCGGGGGCTGCTGCCGCGCAGCGTCCCCCATGTGGACGCGGCGGCCAACGCGGGTCGCGCGGCACTGCTCGTGGAGGCCATGACCAGGCGCCCCGAGCTGCTGCTGCCGGCCACCGAGGACCGCCTCCACCAGGACTACCGGGCCCCGGCGATGCCGGAGAGCGGTGCCCTGGTCAACCGACTGCGCGCGGACGGCGTCCCCGCGGTCATCTCCGGTGCGGGCCCCACGGTCCTCGCACTGGTCGAGAACGGTGCGGCCGACAAGGTCGCACAGCTGGCGGGAGAGGGATGGGCGGCCAACCGGCTGGCCCTCGACGCCGGGGGGACGAGCGTGCTGCCGCTCGCCTGA